Proteins encoded in a region of the Ranitomeya imitator isolate aRanImi1 chromosome 9, aRanImi1.pri, whole genome shotgun sequence genome:
- the LOC138649013 gene encoding NAD(P)H dehydrogenase [quinone] 1-like has product MAGKRALVVLGHPERTSFNYAMKEAAVQALERKGWEVTVSDLYAMKFNPLVSRDDITGEAQNPDNFKYGSESATAWKEGRLSNDIVTEQKKLEAADLVIFQFPVFWFGLPAIVKGWFDRVLTQGFAYSLSSMYDNGHFKNKKAVLSFTTGGLESMYTPIGINGDINILLWPVQRGILHFCGFQVLEPQINYSIMHTPPEKRSLILDAWQARLDNIWEEKPINFAANEDFDLSFAGGFVLKKEVLEKNTKSKYGLTVGQHGGKAFPPDNQVKAGCTKL; this is encoded by the exons GAAAGCGCGCTCTTGTGGTTCTGGGTCATCCGGAGCGGACATCCTTTAATTATGCAATGAAGGAGGCCGCTGTGCAAGCTCTGGAGCGGAAGGGATGGGAGGTCACCGTGTCTGATCTATACGCCATGAAGTTCAACCCCCTAGTGTCCAGAGATGATATTACAG GAGAAGCCCAGAATCCTGATAACTTCAAGTACGGCTCAGAATCCGCGACTGCCTGGAAGGAGGGACGGCTCAGCAACGACATTGTAACGGAGCAGAAGAAGCTGGAAGCTGCGGACCTTGTGATATTTCAG TTTCCAGTGTTCTGGTTCGGACTCCCCGCCATCGTCAAGGGCTGGTTTGATAGGGTTCTGACACAAGGATTTGCTTATAGTCTGTCATCTATGTACGATAATGGACATTTTAAG aataaaaaagcgGTTCTGTCCTTCACGACTGGGGGGCTGGAATCCATGTACACCCCAATTGGGATCAATGGAGACATCAATATTCTTCTGTGGCCAGTACAG AGAGGGATTTTGCACTTTTGTGGTTTCCAAGTGCTGGAGCCTCAGATCaattacagcattatgcacactcCTCCCGAAAAACGCTCCCTCATCCTCGATGCATGGCAAGCTCGCCTGGACAACATCTGGGAAGAAAAACCCATTAACTTTGCAGCCAATGAGGATTTCGACCTTTCATTCGCAGGGGGCTTCGTACTGAAAAAAGAAGTGTTAGAGAAGAACACAAAGAGCAAATATGGGCTGACTGTGGGTCAGCACGGGGGTAAGGCCTTCCCCCCTGACAATCAAGTAAAAGCAGGCTGCACCAAGCTCTGA